Genomic DNA from Peribacillus simplex:
TAATTAATATGCTCGATGATGGCGTAAACATAAAGAAACGAATACCAATAAATTCCTGATGTAAATACAGAAAAGGCCTCCCACTAGTTCAGTGAACTGATGAAAGACCCTCTCTTATAAGTTACTATTCACCCTTAATGAGCAAAAGTATGAGTATTTAGTTTTCACTACCATATAAACCCCTGTATATCAAGGTTTTATTGAGTTTATTGCATCATTCCGCCCATAAGGTTTCAAACTGTAATATGTTTAGCCAAGCCATAGTAGAAACAAAAAGCTAAAAATCAACGTTTTGCTATTATTAAGTGTAACAACTTTAACCTTGATTTAAGGTATTTATTATATTTCGTGAGCAAACTGTTAGTTACAATTATATTAAATTCTAATTGGAATAGGTTCCCTATTGGATTCGGCAACCTTAATGATTGCCGAGAAGTTACTCTATGTAAATTCTTACATATTAACACTTTTCTCATTTTAGTATCAACGCTAATCATAATGTAACATTACAAGATAATGCTTCTTTTATTATCAACTCAATCTCTTTTTTGATTCTACTCTTTTAAACTCTGCTCTTTTTTAAGTTTGAAATGCTTACACTTATAAATTAAGATAAAATTATACAAGTTTTTCAAGAAACGAAACATGATATTACTTAAGGTATTCATAATAATAAGATGTAAACCAAAAAAACGTATAAAGTTAGGATACATAAGGAATAAGGAAAAGCTACATATTGCTTTCTTAGATGTTAAAAGAAAAATGAGCTTTCTAACTCCTAATAAAGCAAAAACTGAAAAAATCTAGTTTTGTAAATAAAGGGAGAAATTCAAAATGGAAATTTACGCAGTTAACATTGAGGGGTTTAATGAATTTAATTTTGAATACACAACATACAATCACATTTTATCAAAACAAACCCTAGGGAAAGCAAAAAATTATAAACACTATAAAGATAGTATTAGAACTATAGTCGGTGAATTATTAGTTCACTATATCTATCTCCAGAACCAGAAAGAGGTTTCCACCCCCCTAGTGATACTACGAAATGAATATGGCAAACCATATTGTAATGAAACAGCTTTCCATTTTAACGTCTCACATTCTGGTAGTTGGGTTGTTTGCATTGTCGATACTAAACGAGTGGGTATAGATATTGAACTAATGACAGATATAGACTACGAAGCTTTAATTTCACTTTTTCACTCTTTTGAAATCCAAGAAATGAAGGAAACAACTAGTGAAAAGGATTATTTTTACAAACTCTGGACGATAAAAGAAAGTATCATAAAAAATATTGGAAAAGGTTTAAGTATTCCATTAAACAGCTTTTACGCCAGTCTAAACCAACAAGTAACGACTATCCATTTTGAAGAAAGCACATTGAATGACACTAAATTTCATGTGAAAATGTTTTATTTTCAAGAAAATTATAAGCTAGCAGCTTGTGCCCTTCATGATAAATTTCCTGAATCTATTAGTTTCTTAGATGCATCTAAAATTTTATCTTTTCTCATGAACGACAGTAGACTTCCAAAATAATTAAATATCTTATAATGTGAGCCGACTAAATAACGAGCCTGCATTGTTTGTCCATTCAAAATTAACAATAAAAAACACATGACTGATGAGTTAGTCAGCTCAGTCATGTGTTCACGTGAAAATTTTTGATTTTTAAACTCCTGTACTTACTTCCACTTTACTATGTTTTTCGAGATTTTTTGTTATTACCATAAATGGAATGTGGACAGCTAATTTCAATAAGAAGCCGATCGCTAAAAATATTACAGGGTAAATCAACGAGTCCATGGCGAACAACATCCCCACAACTTTAAATCCTGCAACTTTCCCAATACCATTCATAACAATTACACTAGCAATAAATCTACCATAAGATTCACGAGGTACTTTAGACTGATAATATGAAGCAAAATAAACCACATAGAAGCTAAAGGAAAGAAATAATATGAAATTGATAATACTAAAATAACCAACAATATAAAATGAATTGCCTGCTAATAACTCAATAAAGTTACGATTACCAAGGAAAATTAAAAATCCGACCGGTACAAGCATTCCTAATAATCCCAAACCAATATTATTGGCAACTCCTAGATGTTTCGTTAGTGGAACCACAAAAATAGCCATAATTGAACCAACGGTAGTAACCGATTCAACAATACCATAATCTGTATTTTTTCCACCCATAATATTTACTATGATATAAGGTATACCAACAAATAAAAATGGGTATAGGAATGTATGCGTCAAAAAGGCATTGGATACTACTGACATCAAGCGTTTATCTGCATATATAACTCTAAAACCCTCCGAAATATCCTTTATAAAGGTAAGTTTCTTTCCAGTTGATGGAGCTTTTTTTGGAAGTTTCATTATATATATTGTTATAGCGGAGATAAAAAAACTAAGTCCATTTACTAAAAATACGGTACCTAAACCAACCATCGTATAAACTAGAGTTCCTAGTAGTGGAGCTAGTATCTTCATAGTCTCATTAAGCGTTCGACTAATTGAATTTGCATCAACTAATTTTTCTTCAGGGACTATCGTTGGTAAAATAGACATAAACATAGGCGCGAACAAAATATCGCAGCTTGCTATGAAAAGCACCGTAAAGTAAATTAGTGGCATACTTATTGTTCCATTTAAGCTATATAAGAATAAACCTAGGCATAGAACCCCTCTGAGAATATCAAATGTAATTACCCAGACCTTTTTATTAAACTTATCAGCAAAAATTCCAGAGACAGATCCCAATATGATGTGTGGAAAAATCCCTAATGCCAAGACAGAGGCAAATTTTTCAGGAGATCCTGTCATCTTTAAAACATACAAAGATAATGCAACATTAAGGAACAGCGTTCCAAACAAAGAAGTAGATTCAGATGTAATTAAAAGCGAAAAGTTTTTATTTTTGAGAATTCCAAAACTTGATAGCATATTATCACTCCCATCTTATATGAAATTTACTTTCTCACAATGATCCAACATACTATGAATTTGATCTTTAGAAGGTTTTTTCCACTCTAACCCTAGCTCATTCAATAACAGCTCTGTTTTATCAGATACAATAGAATAATGAGTTGTATCTTGGCGTCCAAAATAATCAAAGATACCAAAATGTAATAAGAGATGATTAATGTATGAAGAATATGAGCTGTCGTTATAATGATCTTTGATAAATTTAATAAATAGGTTATAATCAGTGACTTCCAACTCTCCTACCCTCTGCTTAACTACTTGTGAAATTTCAAATAAGCTACTCCTACGTGGGTTGAATATATGATGTATTTCATTACTTAATTCTGTACGGTTAAACAATAAAACTATACTTTTACTAACATAATCAATAAAAGAAAAATCCAGCTCTTCTCTTTTTACATTCGGGAAGATGTTCATCTTTATCATTGCACGAATAATCGTGTAAAGACCATTCGATTCAATATTTGACTGAAATTGCCCGGTTTTAGAATCAAACATGATATTGCCTACTCTAAAAAGGTTTGCTTTAATACCTTCTTTACGAGATTCAAGTACAATCTTTTCAGCTTCAAATTTACTTACGCCGTAAGGATTATTAATATTTTGTCCGATGTTTGTATCAAATTCACTAAATAAAACATATTCTTTGTCTTTCACTTTTCCTCTGGCAACAGCGGTAGAGGAGACAAGGTTGAAATCTTTTTTCATACCAACCTTCGCAAAATCAACCAAGCGCTTCGTACCATTAACATTGACGTTCTCAAATGAAGAATATTCACCAAAGTGTTTTACTAAACCAGCTGAGTGAATGATACAATCAACTTTTTTAGCTAAATCTGTATACTGATTTTCATTTAAACCAAAATCATTCGTACTCAAATCTCCCAATACTACATGTAACCTTTTATTGAATAGGTTAGTAATATCCTTTGCAGGGAAATAGTTTCTCCAATTAATAAGTAATTTTTCTTCTGCATGTTGTTGATTATCTGCTCTAATTAGAAGATGGATATTGGCATTCGTATGATCTAATAAATCTCCTAATAAATAGATACCAAGATATCCAGTTGATCCAGTCAAAAGAATGTTTTGATAATTATTTTTTTGGTGTAGATTCTTGCCTTTATAACCTTCTAATTGTTCCATATATTTAAACTTCTCAGTGTCTAAGTAATCCTTATGAGCATCTTCCAAGTCGTCTACTTCATTCGAGACCTGCACTAACTTGTCTAGTTTTTCATAGACATTATCATTATTCTTTTCAGTAATTTTATTAGCTAACTGCTTTATTGTACGTTGAGTAAAAATATCATTTAATGCTACTTGGTATTTGTTATTTAGTTCAGAAATCAACTGTACTGCAATGAAAGAATCTCCTCCTAGTTCGAAGAAATCTTCATTTATATCTACTACTTTTACTCCTAAGGCTGAATACCATGCTTCCGCAATTTCAACCTCCGCACTTGAATATTCCTCGATTGAGTCTCTACCTTTTAATGTATATTTCTTTGCCTTTTGTTGATCTTTCATTTCGTGAAGGCTTTCATTCGTTAAGACTTTTTTCCACTTTTTAAATTGATCACTGTCATTTTGAGTGTCTAAAAATGCTATGATTTCTTGGTGTACTTCCTCAACCTCTGGAGATAGAGATTTACCTATTTGAAGAGTAGACTCAGGAATATCAACCCAACACTTTTCTTTGTCGAATTGATATGTTGGTAAGCTAACCTTGTAAACACTCTTTTTACAATAAAGTTTACTAAAATCAACATTTGCTCCATTTACGTATTCTTCTGCTAGATCTTTAAGCATATCAGACGATAAATCCATTGATACATCATACTCTTTGTTTTGACCTTTTTTATCTATATAAGAGTAAGAAATTCCATTCCCTTGATTTTTAATTTCAGATATATGATCTACAGAATTTATATTCTCCAACTTCTCTTTTAAATCATCCACTGAATCTGTTAGTATAGCTAGACGATAGTGATAATGACCTCTTCCTACACTTGCTGTGTAGCAAATATCTTGTATAGTGCTTTCTACATTCCCCTTCAAGTAGGAATCGTATTCACTAATTAAGTGTTTTAAGCTGCTTTCACTTTTGGCAGATAAGGTAAAGATATATTTTCCTGCATTGTCTTCCTTGTTCTTTTTGTTTCTTAATGGTCCTTCTTCCAGTACTAAATGACAAATTGTTCCACTCATACCAAATGAACTCACACCACACAACCGAGCATTTCGGCCAGCTTCCCAGTGATTTAAGCGATCGTTCACGAAAACTGGTGAATTTTCAAAATCAATTTTTTGATTCGGCTTGTCAAAGTAAAGGGAAGAAGGTAATTGTTTATTTTTTAGACTCATAACACATTTTAACAACCCTGTCATTCCCGCAAGATTATCTGTATGAGCATAATTACTTTTTACAGAACCAATTCCACAAAATTGTTTTTTAGTAGTAAACTGTTGAAATGCATTGGATATACCATCGACTTCAATGGGATCTCCTAGGTTGGTACCCGTACCGTGTGTTTCAATATAAGATATGTCTTCTGGGTTAATGCCCGCTTCTTTCCAAGCACTCACTAAAAGCTGCTCCTGAGCTCGAGCGTTAGGCGCCGTTACTCCTATTGCTCGCCCATCATGCTTCATTGAACTTCCTTTAATAACAGCGTGAATATTATCATTATCTCTTAGAGCTTTAGATAGAGGTTTAAGTATAAATGCTACTACCCCTTCACCAATAGTTGTTCCTGTGGAATGATCCGAAAATGCTTGAGTTCTTCCATCTGAAGACTCGATACCTACTCGAAGACCCCCATCAAGCGGTAAGAAATTAAGCTTCACGCCACCTGCAATCGCTAGGTCAATTTCACCCTTTCTTAACATGTTTGCAGCAAGGTGGATGGCTGCAAGTCCAGATGAACAAGCACTGTCTACTACCATAGCTGGACCATGCAAATCTAGTAAATAAGAAATTCGTCCAGGCATCATAGATACTGAATTTCCTGGAAGTGAAGATGCTACAGACTCTGGATCCACATCTTGAATTAACTGCTGATAACTTAACCCTTTCCTACTTTCTGCTGTCACAAATACACCTGTATTCGACCCGTAAATCTTATTTCCTCCATAACCGGAATCTTCTAAAGCTTTCCAAACCGATTGAAGAAGGAGCCTCTGATTGGGATCCATAAGGTTTGCTTCCTTCGGGGTAAGTTGAAAGTATTTATAATCAAATTTATCTACTTCATCAAGATAGGAGCCGAAGAAATAATCAGTGTTTTTTTTGTACTGATCTTTATATTTTAAATACTTTTCTGTATCACTTCTTCTTGAATATGGAAAAACACCTGAACTATCCTTATTATTTGCAAGAGCATTCCAAAATTCATTGTAAGAAGATGCATTAGGGTAGTAAGCATCCATTCCAATAATAGCTATATCTTTATTGTCTACTTCCTTTATAAGGGATGAATCTTTTTTAACGTTTCCTAAATCAAGTAAAGACATGATATCTACTCCTCCTAGTTAGTCTAATTTTCAGCTAATATACGCTTTCAAGAGATGCTCAGTTTTGGTGACCTTCAATAATTCATCAATTCGCTCAGTTTGCTCTTTATCTTGGACTTTTTTGGTTCGAAAAACTGATTGAAGCATTTCGATTGCCAAGAACATTTCTTCAACTGTAGGATTCCTGTCTTCTTTTTCGATTGTTTGAGCTAGCTTTTTCACCTTTTGATAAGGTAGCACAACTCCTGAATGGTACTCATCTTCATCCCAGTTTTGATTTTTTGTAGCTACTGCAATAGCCAAACTTTTATCTAAAAATGCAGGTGGTAGATATCTAGTAATCACACCTTTAACCTTTAATAAATCATCTGGTTTTTCAAAAGATATACAACTAATATCTTTTGTGATGCTTGCCATTAAGTTAGTTAAAACAGTCTTAGATCCAAGCTCAATAGCATTGTTTACTCCTTTTTGATGAAGGAATTTAATTGATTTCTCCCACATTACAGGTTCAACCATTTGTCTTTTTAACAGCTTAATATATTCATTTGGCTCATCAATATGAGGTTGACCCGTAACGTTTGAAATAATAGGTCCCTCTGAACGGGAAAAGTTAAAATTTAAAAGAAATTCCTCTAACTTGTCTGATGCATCTTTCATTAAAGGACTATGAAAAGAAGCGCTAACTTTTAGAGGGGTAAGAATGGCACCTTCTTGAGATAACATTTCTTCTACTTGCTTAACAGAATGTTGATGACCAGAAATCACCACCTGATTAGGTCCATTAAAGCAGCCAATTGATACAGGATGATCTAAAGTAGATACTTCCTTACATACTTCCTCTACTCTCGAGCTTGCGATATTCGCAACAGCAGTCATAATACCTAATCCGTTCTTTACTGCGTCCTGCATTAAAAGGCCTCGTTTTCTTACGATTAATAGAGCATCTTCAAATTTTAAAACCCCACCAGAACATAGAGCCGAATACTCTCCAAGACTGTGCCCTAACAAATAATCCGGAACTACATTAAACTCTTTTTGAAGAACTCTAGAAATAGACATACTAAGCGTCAATAATGCTGGCTGAGCATTTTCAGTCTGTGTTAATTGTGACATTTCACCTTCTAACATTAGAGAGCTAAGATCAAAACCTAAGACCTCGTTTGCTTGATCAAATGTTTCTTTAGCAATGCTGTATTTATCGATGAGAGAACTACCCATGCCCACATATTGTGAACCTTGACCTGGAAAAATATATGCGATCATTTTTAAATTGCCTCCTATATACAATATTTAAGTAACTAGCTTCATTTAAAGTCGTATTTTTCTGTCTTTTCATTCAACGCTTTTAAAGTGAAGCAGTAGGTATGGAGTGGAAATGAAGACTAGCTTTTGTGTATTAATAAGATTCATTTCCACGAGTTCTTTGTCCACCCTAGCTCGCCTATATAAGAATCGAACGATTATTATTCGTTAAATATATATGATCTTATTAGACTCTAACTGCCTGTTCACAAAATGCTTGGATAACACGATTATAATTTTGTAAAACTTCTAGCATCATATTTTTATCCAACTTAGAATTGAGATCAAACAAGATGTTGATTTGGTTCTCTTGTTTTTGAATATTGACTTGAATATCAAAATTGGGCATTCTCGGTTTATCCTTCGTAAATAAGCAGCTAATCTGTTCATCTAAACCTTTATTATAAAAAATGAGGCTTTCCACAAGAATATCATTTGAATTTTCAAAGCTTTCTTTAGCAAGAGAAATGAGTTGATGAATAGAGCTACATTTATCAACTTCAATGGAAATTGTTCTTAACAATTCGTCCGTTCCTAAACACACTAATCCCTCAATAGTTTGATCAGGAGCAATTTCAGATAGCAGGTAATACCAAAGAATGCTTAACAAAGTTCCCTCTGCAAGGTCGTACTCTAGGCAAGTTTGACTAAATTTTTCAAGGTAGTCTTCTGAAAGGTTAAATTCAAAAGAATAGATATCTGTATTGGAATTGCCTTTCATAAAATAGTTACTTGGTAAGGTTATTTTGTTTACTTTCCTAGCCATAGACATTTGCTTCATGGTTATATAATGACCAAGTGTCTTTATTGTTGGATATGAGAACAGGTCTGCCACCTTTATGACATCCGGATATAAAGGGTCTATCTTACTGAATACCTCCAAGAGACTTAAGGAATCGCCACCTGATTCAAAGAAATTTAGATCCATACTTAAACTTTCCACTTTTAAGACATCTTTCCAAACAGACATGATTTGATGCTCAATTTCATTCATCTCATAATCTGAGGAGTGTTCTTCTAACAAAATTTTAACTTCTGGCAGCGCATGGCGATCCACTTTCCCATTAGAATTCATAGGGATTTTGTCCATAACGTGATAGTAAGCAGGAATCATATAATCTGGTAACACTAAAGCAACCTTATTCTTTATCTCATCAAGAATAGACTGTTCACGAGTTGCTATTTCTACATATGCTATAATTTGTTGCCCTTGGATTTTGACTGCAACACTATGGATAAGATTATGTTGGGCTATTACTCTCTCAATTTCTTCTAACTCTACTCGATAGCCTCTGATTTTGATTTGGTTATCTTTTCTACCTAAAAATTCAATTCTACCGTCGTCCATTAATCTTCCCATATCACCAGTTTTGTATAAAAGCTCATCTTCTTGATATGGATTATTAATAAAACTTACTTTTGTTAGGTCATGATTAAGGTAATATCCCCTTGCAAGCCCTCTGCCTGAAACAAAGATTTGACCTGGTATTCCACCAGGAACCATCTGTAAAGAATCATCAAGAATATATATATAATTATTTGTAATTGGATTTCCCAGTGGAACAGATGATCTCCTTAAATCGCCCTTTTCAATGTAGCCTGCTATCGTTCCAATACATGTTTCTGTTGGACCGTAGTGGTTCATTAGTTGAATGCTGGGGTAATCTCTAAAAAGATCTTTGATTTGGTTTGTTTTTAGTTGTTCTCCTCCAATGATAATTAGCCTCAAAAAAGTAAGTGTGCTGTCCCAATATTTCTTATCAGCGTAGCTTAATACTTTTAACAAAGAAGGAGTCACTTTTAAATACGTGATTTTATGATTTGAGATGTATGACATGACTTGGTTAGGGTCTTGATATAAATTTTTTGGTACAAAATGAACTTCCCCACCATTTAATAAAGCTGAGAATAACCCAGTATAACCTAAGTCAAAAGAATATGATGAGAGTAAAAGAAAACGATCATTATGACTAAGATTTGCATAAGGAGAGAACCAACTAAAATAGTTTGAAAGACTTCTGTGCTCAATCATAACTCCCTTAGGATTACCTGTACTTCCTGATGTAAAAATGATATATGCCAGATCTTCCATTTGAACCCTTACCTGGGGCCTACTGCTTCTTTCACTATCAAACAAGGAACTGTCTAACTGTATCGTATTGAAATCCTCATCTTTTTTCCAAAGCTCATTATCCGTAATCACCATACATGGTGAACACTCATTTAGTATGTGGTTAATTCTTTTTTCAGGAAAACTTGGGTCGATTGGAATAAATGTAAAACCAGCTTTCAGAGTCCCAAGGATTGAAACAGCAATTTCTATGGTATTTTCAAATATGATAGCTACGTTCTTATTCCCATTAGTTTGTGTTCTCAGTAAGTAATTGGCTAATTTATTAGCTTGTTCATCTAATTCTTGATACGTCAGACTCTTAGACAAGTCCGTTACTGCTATTTTATTAGGGTGTAATAATACTTGTTTTTCGAAAAGCTGATGTATAGGCTCTTGATTTTCTATATCTAAGGAGCTTTTAGAAAGATGATTCTCTAAGATACCCTCTATTTCTGCCTCCTTGAATAAAGATACTTTACCTATATTCATATCCTTACTTCCTAAGCAGTTCTCTATTAAGGATATGAAATGATCTGCCATCCTTTTAATCGTTTCTTTTTTAAATAACTGTGTAGAATACTCAAAAGAGAACGCAATGTTATCTTCGGATTCATGGGCAAACAACGTTAAATCAAATTTTGAAAATTGATACGGAAATTCAATCGTATTCAACGTAAGAGAATCACTCTCGTAACTAGGGATTCCCATGTTTTGCATAGAAAACATGACATTGAACAGTGGATTTCGCCCCGTATCTCGACTTAGGTTGAGTTTATTGACCAATTCTTCGAATGGATAGTCTTGATTATCTAATGCTTCTACTAATGTGTCTTTTACTTCGCCTACATAATCGAATAGAGATTTAGTTGGCTTAGGCTTAGTACGAATAGCTAATGTATTCACAAACATACCTAACATTTCTTGAGCTTGTGGAATTGTTCTAGCCGAGACTGGAATGCCTATAACTACGTCTTTCTCTGTAGAATATTTTGAAATGAGCATACTGAAAAAGGCGTGTAGTATCATATTTAAGGTTGCTTTTGAATCCTTAGCATATTCATTCATGCGCTTTTTAAGCGTACTCTCTATTTTGAAATGGTAAAGGTCTCCTCTATAATTCTTTTCCTTAGGTCTTTGATAATCAGTTGGAAGTTCTAATGTTGGAACACTATCATTAAAAACGTTCAACCAATAGTTTTCTTGTTTTTTCATATTCTCTGTAGATAAACTTTTCTGTTGCCAATCAGCGAATTCTTTATAATGTACCTCAAGAGGTTGAAGTTCTCCTCCATGGTAAATCTCTAAAAATTCCTTCATGATAACAGATAGAGAAACGCCATCTAGGATAATATGATGAATATTTAACAAAAGCACATGAAGAGTTTCATTTATACAAAGGATGTGCACATTTAACAAGGGAGCTTCGCTTAAATCGAATGGAATAAAGAGTTTGCTCATAGTACTATTTAGCACTTCTTGTTTTATGTACAAAACATCCAACTTAAAATTCTCGACCGTTTGATGGACTCGTTGTACTGGTTTACCATCAACCATTTCATAAGTGGTTCGCAGTATTTCATGTCTTTCTATGACTTTTTTAAAGGAGTCTTCAACTCTCTTTAAATCAATTTCACCAATTATCTCCATAGGTACAGGAATGTTATAGCTGCCCTTATTCGAACTTATACGCTCTAACATATAAATCCTTTTTTGAGCAGAGGACAAGTTATAGTATGGTTGAGAAGGAAGAGGTAATAGTTCTTTTATTACGTTCACTTTTTCTTTTTCCATAATAAATTTTGCCTGTTCACGAATAGTCGTTAGACGGAATAAGTCCT
This window encodes:
- a CDS encoding 4'-phosphopantetheinyl transferase family protein → MEIYAVNIEGFNEFNFEYTTYNHILSKQTLGKAKNYKHYKDSIRTIVGELLVHYIYLQNQKEVSTPLVILRNEYGKPYCNETAFHFNVSHSGSWVVCIVDTKRVGIDIELMTDIDYEALISLFHSFEIQEMKETTSEKDYFYKLWTIKESIIKNIGKGLSIPLNSFYASLNQQVTTIHFEESTLNDTKFHVKMFYFQENYKLAACALHDKFPESISFLDASKILSFLMNDSRLPK
- a CDS encoding MFS transporter, with protein sequence MLSSFGILKNKNFSLLITSESTSLFGTLFLNVALSLYVLKMTGSPEKFASVLALGIFPHIILGSVSGIFADKFNKKVWVITFDILRGVLCLGLFLYSLNGTISMPLIYFTVLFIASCDILFAPMFMSILPTIVPEEKLVDANSISRTLNETMKILAPLLGTLVYTMVGLGTVFLVNGLSFFISAITIYIMKLPKKAPSTGKKLTFIKDISEGFRVIYADKRLMSVVSNAFLTHTFLYPFLFVGIPYIIVNIMGGKNTDYGIVESVTTVGSIMAIFVVPLTKHLGVANNIGLGLLGMLVPVGFLIFLGNRNFIELLAGNSFYIVGYFSIINFILFLSFSFYVVYFASYYQSKVPRESYGRFIASVIVMNGIGKVAGFKVVGMLFAMDSLIYPVIFLAIGFLLKLAVHIPFMVITKNLEKHSKVEVSTGV
- a CDS encoding beta-ketoacyl synthase N-terminal-like domain-containing protein, which encodes MSLLDLGNVKKDSSLIKEVDNKDIAIIGMDAYYPNASSYNEFWNALANNKDSSGVFPYSRRSDTEKYLKYKDQYKKNTDYFFGSYLDEVDKFDYKYFQLTPKEANLMDPNQRLLLQSVWKALEDSGYGGNKIYGSNTGVFVTAESRKGLSYQQLIQDVDPESVASSLPGNSVSMMPGRISYLLDLHGPAMVVDSACSSGLAAIHLAANMLRKGEIDLAIAGGVKLNFLPLDGGLRVGIESSDGRTQAFSDHSTGTTIGEGVVAFILKPLSKALRDNDNIHAVIKGSSMKHDGRAIGVTAPNARAQEQLLVSAWKEAGINPEDISYIETHGTGTNLGDPIEVDGISNAFQQFTTKKQFCGIGSVKSNYAHTDNLAGMTGLLKCVMSLKNKQLPSSLYFDKPNQKIDFENSPVFVNDRLNHWEAGRNARLCGVSSFGMSGTICHLVLEEGPLRNKKNKEDNAGKYIFTLSAKSESSLKHLISEYDSYLKGNVESTIQDICYTASVGRGHYHYRLAILTDSVDDLKEKLENINSVDHISEIKNQGNGISYSYIDKKGQNKEYDVSMDLSSDMLKDLAEEYVNGANVDFSKLYCKKSVYKVSLPTYQFDKEKCWVDIPESTLQIGKSLSPEVEEVHQEIIAFLDTQNDSDQFKKWKKVLTNESLHEMKDQQKAKKYTLKGRDSIEEYSSAEVEIAEAWYSALGVKVVDINEDFFELGGDSFIAVQLISELNNKYQVALNDIFTQRTIKQLANKITEKNNDNVYEKLDKLVQVSNEVDDLEDAHKDYLDTEKFKYMEQLEGYKGKNLHQKNNYQNILLTGSTGYLGIYLLGDLLDHTNANIHLLIRADNQQHAEEKLLINWRNYFPAKDITNLFNKRLHVVLGDLSTNDFGLNENQYTDLAKKVDCIIHSAGLVKHFGEYSSFENVNVNGTKRLVDFAKVGMKKDFNLVSSTAVARGKVKDKEYVLFSEFDTNIGQNINNPYGVSKFEAEKIVLESRKEGIKANLFRVGNIMFDSKTGQFQSNIESNGLYTIIRAMIKMNIFPNVKREELDFSFIDYVSKSIVLLFNRTELSNEIHHIFNPRRSSLFEISQVVKQRVGELEVTDYNLFIKFIKDHYNDSSYSSYINHLLLHFGIFDYFGRQDTTHYSIVSDKTELLLNELGLEWKKPSKDQIHSMLDHCEKVNFI
- the fabD gene encoding ACP S-malonyltransferase, with amino-acid sequence MIAYIFPGQGSQYVGMGSSLIDKYSIAKETFDQANEVLGFDLSSLMLEGEMSQLTQTENAQPALLTLSMSISRVLQKEFNVVPDYLLGHSLGEYSALCSGGVLKFEDALLIVRKRGLLMQDAVKNGLGIMTAVANIASSRVEEVCKEVSTLDHPVSIGCFNGPNQVVISGHQHSVKQVEEMLSQEGAILTPLKVSASFHSPLMKDASDKLEEFLLNFNFSRSEGPIISNVTGQPHIDEPNEYIKLLKRQMVEPVMWEKSIKFLHQKGVNNAIELGSKTVLTNLMASITKDISCISFEKPDDLLKVKGVITRYLPPAFLDKSLAIAVATKNQNWDEDEYHSGVVLPYQKVKKLAQTIEKEDRNPTVEEMFLAIEMLQSVFRTKKVQDKEQTERIDELLKVTKTEHLLKAYIS